A window of Streptomyces armeniacus contains these coding sequences:
- a CDS encoding MaoC family dehydratase N-terminal domain-containing protein has translation MALDQSFVGRSYPPTRPYEVGREKIREFAEAIGDPHPAYTDPAAAEKLGHPDVIAPPTFVFSITYRAAGVVIEDPQLGLDFSRVVHGAQQFAYVRPVRAGDRLAVTSTIESINSLAGHDVLEIRGDVHDETGELVVTARTKLVARGADEE, from the coding sequence ATGGCGCTCGACCAGTCGTTCGTCGGACGGAGCTATCCGCCCACCCGCCCGTACGAGGTCGGCCGGGAGAAGATCCGCGAGTTCGCCGAGGCCATCGGCGACCCCCACCCGGCGTACACCGACCCGGCCGCCGCCGAGAAGCTCGGGCACCCGGACGTGATCGCGCCTCCGACGTTCGTCTTCTCGATCACGTACCGCGCGGCGGGCGTCGTGATCGAGGACCCGCAGCTCGGCCTGGACTTCAGCCGGGTGGTGCACGGCGCGCAGCAGTTCGCGTACGTGCGCCCGGTACGCGCCGGGGATCGGCTCGCGGTCACCTCCACCATCGAGTCGATCAACTCCCTCGCGGGGCACGACGTGTTGGAGATCCGGGGCGATGTGCACGACGAGACGGGTGAGCTCGTGGTGACCGCCCGCACGAAGCTGGTGGCCCGGGGCGCGGACGAGGAGTGA
- the rpmG gene encoding 50S ribosomal protein L33 produces the protein MAATDVRPKITLACVECKERNYITKKNRRNNPDRLEMKKHCPRCNSHTAHRETR, from the coding sequence GTGGCTGCCACAGACGTCCGCCCGAAGATCACGCTGGCATGCGTGGAGTGCAAGGAGCGGAACTACATCACCAAGAAGAACCGGCGCAACAACCCGGACCGTCTTGAGATGAAGAAGCACTGCCCGCGCTGCAACTCGCACACAGCGCACCGCGAAACGCGATAA
- the rplL gene encoding 50S ribosomal protein L7/L12, with product MAKLSQDDLLAQFEEMTLIELSEFVKKFEEKFDVEAAAPAAVAVAAPGQGGAAAEAEPEQDEFDVILTGAGDKKIQVIKVVRELTSLGLKEAKDLVDGTPKPVLEKVAKDAADKAKESLEGAGASVEVK from the coding sequence ATGGCGAAGCTCAGCCAGGACGACCTGCTCGCGCAGTTCGAAGAGATGACCCTCATCGAGCTCTCCGAGTTCGTGAAGAAGTTCGAGGAGAAGTTCGACGTCGAGGCCGCCGCTCCGGCCGCCGTCGCCGTCGCCGCTCCGGGCCAGGGCGGCGCCGCCGCCGAGGCCGAGCCCGAGCAGGACGAGTTCGACGTCATCCTCACCGGCGCCGGCGACAAGAAGATCCAGGTCATCAAGGTCGTGCGCGAGCTGACCTCGCTGGGTCTGAAGGAGGCCAAGGACCTCGTGGACGGCACCCCGAAGCCGGTCCTCGAGAAGGTCGCCAAGGACGCCGCCGACAAGGCGAAGGAGTCCCTCGAGGGCGCCGGCGCCTCCGTCGAGGTCAAGTGA
- a CDS encoding class I SAM-dependent methyltransferase gives MRGGAGERRLRPRSEVREDNGMSGFGRSDSFNEFYEGTPPWEIAAPQPAVVALADRGLFTGRVLDVGCGTGENTLHLASRGHTVLGVDGAENAVVRAREKARQRDLPVEFAIADAFDLTSLGQKFDTVLDSAFMHIPGNTAGRRRDYTRELANVLVSDGWVHLLEISERSEEHPTLTRTEIVAAFDDEDWTDIRIGPTTYAVTTGDVHAWLVSVRRRQAAAPGQTGPYGVARS, from the coding sequence ATGAGGGGAGGCGCCGGCGAGCGGCGTCTCCGTCCGCGTTCCGAGGTGCGGGAGGACAACGGCATGAGCGGCTTCGGCAGGTCCGACAGCTTCAACGAGTTCTACGAGGGCACTCCCCCGTGGGAGATCGCCGCGCCACAGCCCGCGGTCGTCGCGCTGGCCGACCGGGGCCTGTTCACCGGCCGGGTCCTCGACGTCGGCTGCGGCACCGGCGAGAACACCCTGCACCTGGCGTCCCGCGGGCACACCGTGCTCGGGGTGGACGGGGCCGAGAACGCCGTCGTACGGGCCCGGGAGAAGGCGCGGCAGCGGGACCTGCCGGTGGAGTTCGCCATCGCGGACGCGTTCGATCTCACCTCCCTGGGACAGAAGTTCGACACCGTGCTCGACTCGGCGTTCATGCACATCCCGGGGAACACCGCCGGCCGGCGGCGCGATTACACCCGCGAGCTGGCGAACGTACTGGTGTCCGACGGGTGGGTGCACCTGCTGGAGATCAGCGAGCGCTCCGAGGAGCACCCGACCCTCACCCGTACGGAGATCGTCGCCGCCTTCGACGACGAGGACTGGACGGACATCCGGATCGGCCCGACGACGTATGCCGTGACCACCGGGGACGTCCACGCGTGGCTGGTGAGCGTGCGACGGCGCCAGGCCGCCGCTCCGGGGCAGACCGGTCCGTACGGCGTGGCCCGATCCTGA
- the secE gene encoding preprotein translocase subunit SecE codes for MTEITDSIEVPEPGRSSDDKKPRRGGKRGKKGPLARLALFYRQIVAELRKVVWPTRNQLSTYTTVVIIFVVIMIGIVTVIDYGFTEVMKTVFG; via the coding sequence GTGACGGAGATCACGGACTCCATCGAGGTCCCCGAGCCCGGACGGTCGTCAGACGACAAGAAGCCCCGGCGCGGAGGCAAGCGAGGCAAGAAGGGCCCACTGGCCCGTCTCGCGCTTTTCTACCGACAGATCGTCGCCGAGCTCCGCAAGGTCGTGTGGCCGACGCGGAACCAGCTCTCGACGTACACCACTGTGGTGATCATCTTCGTAGTCATCATGATCGGCATTGTGACCGTGATTGACTATGGGTTCACCGAAGTGATGAAGACCGTCTTCGGCTGA
- a CDS encoding UDP-N-acetylmuramate dehydrogenase: protein MQELHDAPLAPLTTFRLGGPADRLRTATTDDEVVEAVREADDSGTPLLVIGGGSNLVVADKGFRGTALRIATTGCRLDGTRLELAAGENWSDVVERTVEAGLAGIECLAGIPGSAGATPIQNVGAYGQEVSSTITEVVAYDRRARETVTLPNADCGFGYRHSRFKGDPTRFVVLRVRFRLEDAGGMSAPLRYAETARVLGVQPGERVPAATARETVLKLRAGKGMVLDPEDHDTWSAGSFFTNPVLSEAEHAAFRARAAERLGPDTVPPSFPAGDGRIKTSAAWLIDKAGFGKGYGDGPARISSKHTLALTNRGEATTEDLLALAREVREGVRTAFGVTLVNEPVTVGCAV from the coding sequence GTGCAGGAACTCCACGACGCCCCCCTCGCCCCCCTGACCACCTTCCGCCTGGGCGGCCCCGCCGACCGGCTCCGTACGGCCACCACCGATGACGAGGTGGTCGAAGCCGTACGGGAGGCCGACGACAGCGGTACGCCGCTGCTGGTCATCGGCGGCGGCAGCAACCTCGTCGTCGCCGACAAGGGCTTCCGCGGCACCGCCCTGCGCATCGCCACCACCGGCTGCCGGCTGGACGGTACGCGGCTGGAGCTGGCGGCGGGCGAGAACTGGTCCGACGTCGTCGAGCGCACGGTCGAGGCCGGCCTCGCCGGCATCGAGTGCCTGGCCGGCATCCCCGGCTCGGCGGGCGCGACGCCGATCCAGAACGTGGGCGCGTACGGCCAGGAGGTCTCCAGCACGATCACCGAGGTCGTCGCGTACGACCGCCGCGCCCGCGAGACCGTGACCCTCCCGAACGCGGACTGCGGCTTCGGCTACCGGCACAGCCGCTTCAAGGGCGACCCCACCCGGTTCGTCGTGCTCCGCGTCCGCTTCCGGCTGGAGGACGCGGGCGGCATGTCGGCGCCCCTGAGGTACGCGGAGACCGCCCGCGTCCTCGGCGTACAGCCCGGCGAGCGGGTCCCGGCGGCCACCGCGCGCGAGACCGTGCTGAAGCTGCGCGCGGGCAAGGGCATGGTGCTCGACCCGGAGGACCACGACACCTGGTCCGCGGGCTCCTTCTTCACGAACCCCGTGCTCAGCGAGGCCGAGCACGCCGCCTTCCGTGCCCGCGCCGCGGAACGGCTCGGTCCGGACACGGTCCCGCCCTCCTTCCCGGCGGGCGACGGCCGTATCAAGACCTCCGCGGCCTGGCTGATCGACAAGGCCGGGTTCGGCAAGGGCTACGGCGACGGCCCGGCCCGTATCTCCTCCAAGCACACCCTCGCGCTCACCAACCGCGGCGAGGCGACCACCGAGGACCTGCTCGCGCTGGCCCGTGAGGTACGCGAGGGCGTACGGACAGCCTTCGGGGTGACGCTCGTCAACGAGCCGGTGACAGTGGGCTGCGCGGTGTAG
- a CDS encoding pyridoxal phosphate-dependent aminotransferase, whose product MTAATPPAQSPTERRLSARIGSISESATLAVDAKAKALKAAGRPVIGFGAGEPDFPTPGYIVEAAVEACRNPKYHRYTPAGGLPELRSAIAEKTRRDSGYSVEAANVLVTNGGKQAIYESFATILDPGDEVLVPAPYWTTYPESIRLAGGVPVDVVADETTGYRVSVEQLEAARTEHTKVLLFVSPSNPTGAVYTRDQIEEIGRWAAEHGLWVLTDEIYEHLVYGDAEFHSLPVVVPELRDRCIIVNGVAKTYAMTGWRVGWAIGPQDVVKAAANLQSHATSNVSNVAQAAALAAVSGDLEAVAEMRAAFDRRRQTIVRMLNEISGVVCPEPEGAFYAYPSVKGLLGKELRGRRPASTVELAELILEEVEVAVVPGEAFGTPGYLRLSYALGDEDLVEGVSRIQKLLAEARD is encoded by the coding sequence ATGACGGCTGCTACTCCACCCGCACAGTCCCCGACCGAACGACGCCTCTCGGCCCGTATCGGGTCGATCTCCGAGTCCGCCACCCTCGCCGTGGACGCCAAGGCCAAGGCCCTCAAGGCCGCCGGGCGCCCCGTGATCGGCTTCGGCGCGGGCGAGCCGGACTTCCCGACGCCCGGGTACATCGTCGAGGCGGCGGTCGAGGCGTGCCGCAACCCGAAGTACCACCGGTACACGCCCGCCGGCGGCCTCCCCGAGCTGCGCTCCGCGATCGCCGAGAAGACTCGGCGGGACTCCGGTTACTCGGTCGAGGCCGCGAACGTCCTGGTCACCAACGGCGGCAAGCAGGCCATCTACGAGTCCTTCGCCACCATCCTCGACCCGGGCGACGAGGTGCTCGTCCCCGCGCCGTACTGGACCACGTACCCCGAGTCGATCCGGCTCGCGGGCGGCGTCCCGGTCGACGTCGTGGCGGACGAGACCACCGGGTACCGGGTGAGCGTCGAGCAGCTGGAGGCGGCCCGCACGGAGCACACGAAGGTGCTGCTGTTCGTCTCGCCCTCGAACCCGACCGGCGCGGTCTACACCCGCGACCAGATCGAGGAGATCGGGCGCTGGGCGGCGGAGCACGGCCTGTGGGTGCTCACGGACGAGATCTACGAGCATCTGGTGTACGGCGACGCCGAGTTCCACTCGCTGCCCGTCGTCGTGCCCGAGCTGCGGGACCGCTGCATCATCGTGAACGGCGTGGCCAAGACGTACGCCATGACCGGCTGGCGCGTCGGCTGGGCCATCGGCCCGCAGGACGTCGTGAAGGCCGCCGCGAACCTCCAGTCGCACGCCACCTCGAACGTGAGCAACGTGGCGCAGGCCGCCGCGCTGGCCGCCGTCTCCGGTGACCTCGAGGCGGTCGCGGAGATGCGCGCCGCGTTCGACCGGCGGCGGCAGACGATCGTACGGATGCTGAACGAGATCAGCGGCGTCGTCTGCCCCGAGCCGGAGGGCGCCTTCTACGCGTACCCCTCCGTGAAGGGCCTCCTCGGCAAGGAGCTGCGCGGCAGGCGGCCGGCGAGCACGGTGGAGCTGGCCGAGCTGATCCTGGAGGAGGTGGAGGTCGCGGTGGTGCCCGGAGAGGCGTTCGGCACGCCGGGCTATCTGCGGCTGTCCTACGCACTGGGCGACGAGGACCTGGTGGAGGGCGTCTCCCGGATCCAGAAGCTGCTGGCCGAGGCGCGGGACTGA
- a CDS encoding pyridoxal phosphate-dependent decarboxylase family protein, translating into MSIPADPGRLRAAVGAYDFGEPADPAAVLEDVAELLRGGTVHTTHPRYFGLFNPAPTLLGVVGETLAAAFNPQLAAWSHAPAAAEIEAHLLRFLGGRLGYPAEAVAGSFTSGGAEANLTAVLLALTKAWPEYGTAGLRALPGRPVLYASAESHLAWLKIAHGTGIGREAVRLVPVDASLRMDLGRLADLVASDREAGDLPFMVVGTAGTTGAGVIDPLPELAAFCAEQGLWLHADAAYGGARTSG; encoded by the coding sequence GTGAGCATCCCGGCGGACCCCGGCCGGCTGCGCGCCGCCGTCGGCGCGTACGACTTCGGCGAACCGGCCGATCCCGCCGCGGTGCTGGAGGACGTCGCGGAGCTGCTGCGCGGCGGCACCGTGCACACGACGCACCCCCGCTACTTCGGCTTGTTCAACCCGGCACCGACCCTCCTCGGCGTGGTCGGGGAGACCCTTGCGGCGGCGTTCAACCCGCAGCTCGCGGCCTGGTCGCACGCGCCGGCGGCCGCGGAGATCGAGGCCCACCTGCTGCGCTTCCTCGGCGGACGCCTGGGCTACCCGGCCGAAGCGGTGGCCGGGTCGTTTACCAGCGGCGGCGCGGAGGCGAACCTGACCGCCGTACTGCTGGCGCTGACCAAGGCGTGGCCGGAGTACGGCACCGCGGGGCTGCGGGCGCTGCCCGGACGGCCCGTGCTGTACGCGTCGGCGGAAAGCCATCTGGCATGGCTGAAGATCGCGCACGGCACCGGTATCGGACGGGAGGCGGTGCGGCTCGTACCGGTCGACGCCAGTCTGCGCATGGACCTCGGACGGCTGGCAGACCTGGTGGCGTCGGACCGCGAGGCCGGCGACCTGCCGTTCATGGTGGTCGGCACGGCCGGCACCACGGGAGCGGGCGTCATCGACCCGCTGCCCGAACTGGCCGCGTTCTGCGCGGAACAGGGCCTGTGGCTGCATGCCGACGCCGCGTACGGCGGTGCGCGCACAAGTGGCTGA
- the nusG gene encoding transcription termination/antitermination protein NusG — translation MSDPNPNDAVEPAEGEDTARAIFEAADDSVDLSAAADDASGDSAEEAAVLTETDEDAETDEDAGAAAAEADAEADEDEGTDEAEAGEEAAEAEEEPVDPVAALRDELRHLPGEWYVIHTYAGYENRVKTNLEQRAVSLNVEDFIFQAEVPQEEVVQIKNGDRRTVRQNKLPGYVLVRMDLTNESWGVVRNTPGVTGFVGNAYDPYPLTLDEIVKMLAPEAEEKAAKAAATDEEGKPVGGPGRKVEVQVLDFEVGDSVTVTDGPFATLQATINEINADSKKVKGLVEIFGRETPVELSFDQIQKN, via the coding sequence GTGTCTGACCCGAACCCGAACGACGCCGTCGAGCCCGCAGAGGGCGAAGACACCGCGCGCGCCATTTTCGAGGCGGCGGATGACAGCGTCGACCTGTCGGCGGCCGCCGACGACGCATCGGGCGATTCGGCTGAGGAGGCCGCCGTCCTCACGGAGACCGACGAGGACGCGGAGACCGACGAGGACGCCGGAGCCGCCGCTGCCGAGGCGGACGCCGAGGCCGACGAGGACGAGGGCACCGACGAGGCCGAGGCCGGCGAAGAGGCGGCGGAGGCCGAGGAGGAGCCGGTCGACCCCGTCGCCGCGCTCCGCGACGAGCTGCGCCACCTCCCGGGCGAGTGGTACGTGATCCACACCTACGCGGGCTACGAGAACCGCGTGAAGACCAACCTCGAGCAGCGCGCCGTCTCCCTCAACGTCGAGGACTTCATCTTCCAGGCCGAGGTGCCGCAGGAAGAGGTCGTCCAGATCAAGAACGGCGACCGGCGCACCGTCCGGCAGAACAAGCTCCCGGGATACGTCCTCGTCCGCATGGACCTGACGAACGAGTCCTGGGGCGTCGTCCGCAACACCCCGGGCGTCACCGGCTTCGTCGGCAACGCGTACGACCCGTATCCGCTGACCCTCGACGAGATCGTCAAGATGCTCGCCCCCGAGGCCGAGGAGAAGGCCGCCAAGGCCGCGGCCACGGACGAGGAGGGCAAGCCCGTCGGCGGCCCCGGCCGCAAGGTCGAGGTCCAGGTGCTGGACTTCGAGGTGGGCGACTCCGTCACGGTCACCGACGGCCCGTTCGCGACGCTGCAGGCCACGATCAACGAGATCAACGCGGACTCGAAGAAGGTCAAGGGCCTGGTCGAGATCTTCGGCCGGGAGACCCCGGTCGAGCTCAGCTTCGACCAGATCCAGAAGAACTGA
- a CDS encoding adenosine deaminase, producing the protein MGTVRDVRRLPKAHLHLHFTGSMRPGTLLELADKYGVHLPDALSGGEPPKLRATDERGWFRFQRLYDMARSCLREPEDIQRLVRETAEEDVRDGSRWLEIQVDPTSYAPRLGGLIPALEIILDAVDRARRDTGLDMRVLVAANRMKHPLDARTLARLAVRYRDRGIVGFGLSNDERRGFARDFDRAFAIARDGGLLAAPHGGELSGPSSVRDCLDDLRAARVGHGVRAAEDPRLLGRLAERGVTCEVCPASNVALGVYEKPEDVPLRVLWDAGVPMALGADDPLLFGSRLAAQYELARDAHGFTDAELAELARQSVRGSAAPPEVRDAVLADIDAWLAADG; encoded by the coding sequence ATGGGGACGGTTCGCGACGTCCGGCGGCTGCCGAAAGCGCACCTGCATCTGCACTTCACCGGATCGATGCGGCCCGGCACGCTGCTGGAGCTCGCCGACAAGTACGGTGTGCACCTGCCCGACGCGCTCAGCGGCGGCGAGCCGCCGAAGCTGCGCGCGACGGACGAGCGCGGGTGGTTCCGCTTCCAGCGGCTGTACGACATGGCGCGGTCCTGCCTGCGCGAGCCGGAGGACATCCAGCGGCTGGTGCGCGAGACGGCTGAGGAGGACGTACGGGACGGCTCGCGGTGGCTGGAGATCCAGGTCGACCCGACCTCGTACGCGCCCCGGCTGGGCGGGCTGATCCCGGCGCTGGAGATCATCCTGGACGCGGTGGACCGCGCCCGCCGGGACACGGGTCTGGACATGCGGGTGCTGGTCGCGGCGAACCGTATGAAGCACCCGCTGGACGCCCGTACGCTCGCCCGGCTCGCCGTCCGCTACCGGGACCGCGGGATCGTCGGCTTCGGGCTCTCCAACGACGAACGCCGCGGTTTCGCACGTGACTTCGACCGGGCGTTCGCGATCGCGCGCGACGGCGGGCTGCTGGCCGCGCCGCACGGCGGCGAGCTGTCCGGACCATCGAGCGTCCGCGACTGCCTGGACGACCTGCGCGCGGCGCGGGTGGGGCACGGCGTGCGCGCGGCGGAGGACCCGCGGCTGCTGGGGCGGCTGGCCGAGCGCGGGGTGACGTGCGAGGTGTGCCCCGCGTCGAACGTGGCGCTGGGCGTGTACGAGAAGCCGGAGGACGTACCGCTGCGGGTGCTCTGGGACGCCGGGGTGCCGATGGCGCTGGGAGCGGACGACCCGCTGCTGTTCGGCTCGCGGCTGGCCGCGCAGTACGAGCTGGCGCGGGACGCGCACGGCTTCACCGACGCCGAACTGGCCGAGCTGGCCCGCCAGTCGGTGCGCGGCTCGGCGGCGCCGCCGGAGGTACGGGACGCGGTGCTCGCGGACATCGACGCGTGGCTGGCGGCGGACGGCTGA
- the rplJ gene encoding 50S ribosomal protein L10, with the protein MARDQVAPDKVAAVEEMTNKFRDSSAAVVTAYTGLTVAQLKELRRSLGENAQYRVVKNTLTKIAAKEAGFNELDEFFQGSSAVAFVTGDPVEAAKGLRDFAKNHPALVIKGGIVDGSPMSAADINKLADLESREVLLAKLAGGMKASMAKAAATFQAPLTKMVRTADALRDKVEQGGAGTPAPAESE; encoded by the coding sequence ATGGCAAGGGACCAGGTCGCACCCGACAAGGTCGCAGCCGTCGAGGAGATGACGAACAAGTTCCGCGACTCCAGCGCTGCCGTCGTGACCGCGTACACCGGTCTCACCGTGGCGCAGCTCAAGGAGCTGCGCCGTTCGCTCGGTGAGAACGCTCAGTACCGAGTGGTGAAGAACACACTGACCAAGATCGCGGCCAAGGAGGCCGGGTTCAACGAGCTCGACGAGTTCTTCCAGGGCTCGTCGGCCGTCGCCTTCGTCACCGGTGACCCGGTGGAGGCGGCGAAGGGTCTCCGCGACTTCGCCAAAAACCACCCCGCCCTGGTCATCAAGGGCGGCATCGTCGACGGCAGCCCCATGTCCGCCGCCGACATCAACAAGCTCGCGGACCTCGAGTCCCGCGAGGTGCTGCTCGCCAAGCTGGCCGGTGGCATGAAGGCGTCCATGGCCAAGGCCGCGGCGACCTTCCAGGCCCCGCTCACGAAGATGGTCCGCACCGCGGACGCGCTTCGCGACAAGGTCGAGCAGGGCGGTGCCGGCACGCCGGCTCCCGCCGAGTCCGAGTAG
- the rplA gene encoding 50S ribosomal protein L1, with the protein MKRSKNLRSADAKVDREKLYAPLEAVRLAKETSPAKFDATVEVALRLGVDPRKADQMVRGTVNLPHGTGKTARVLVFATGDRAAAAEAAGADIVGSDELIDEVSKGRLDFDAVVATPDLMGKVGRLGRVLGPRGLMPNPKTGTVTPDVTKAVTDIKGGKIEFRVDKHANLHFIIGKTSFDERLLVENYAAAIEEVHRLKPSAAKGRYVKKATISTTMGPGIPMDGNRTRNLLVEEDPAAA; encoded by the coding sequence GTGAAGCGCAGCAAGAACCTCCGCAGCGCGGACGCCAAGGTCGACCGGGAGAAGCTGTACGCCCCGCTCGAGGCCGTCCGGCTGGCCAAGGAGACCTCACCGGCCAAGTTCGACGCGACCGTCGAGGTCGCCCTGCGGCTGGGCGTCGACCCGCGCAAGGCCGACCAGATGGTCCGCGGCACCGTGAACCTCCCGCACGGCACCGGCAAGACCGCCCGGGTCCTGGTCTTCGCGACCGGTGACCGTGCAGCGGCCGCGGAAGCCGCGGGCGCCGACATCGTCGGCTCCGACGAACTGATCGACGAGGTCTCCAAGGGCCGTCTCGACTTCGACGCCGTCGTCGCCACCCCGGACCTGATGGGCAAGGTCGGCCGCCTCGGCCGCGTGCTCGGTCCGCGTGGTCTGATGCCGAACCCGAAGACCGGTACGGTCACGCCCGACGTGACCAAGGCCGTCACGGACATCAAGGGCGGCAAGATCGAGTTCCGTGTCGACAAGCACGCGAACCTGCACTTCATCATCGGCAAGACGTCGTTCGACGAGCGGCTGCTGGTCGAGAACTACGCCGCGGCGATCGAAGAGGTGCACCGCCTCAAGCCGTCGGCGGCCAAGGGCCGTTACGTCAAGAAGGCCACCATCAGCACCACGATGGGCCCCGGCATCCCGATGGACGGCAACCGCACCCGGAACCTCCTCGTCGAGGAGGACCCGGCCGCGGCCTGA
- the rplK gene encoding 50S ribosomal protein L11, whose product MPPKKKKVAGLIKLQIQAGAANPAPPVGPALGQHGVNIMEFCKAYNAATESQRGWVIPVEITVYEDRSFTFITKTPPAAKMILKAAGLEKGSGQPHVNKVGKLTREQVREIATTKMPDLNANNMDAAEKIIAGTARSMGVTVEG is encoded by the coding sequence ATGCCTCCCAAGAAGAAGAAGGTCGCGGGGCTGATCAAGCTCCAGATCCAGGCCGGTGCGGCCAACCCGGCTCCGCCGGTCGGCCCGGCACTGGGTCAGCACGGCGTCAACATCATGGAGTTCTGCAAGGCGTACAACGCCGCGACGGAGTCGCAGCGCGGCTGGGTGATCCCGGTGGAGATCACGGTCTACGAGGACCGGTCCTTCACCTTCATCACCAAGACGCCCCCGGCAGCCAAGATGATTCTCAAGGCCGCGGGCCTGGAGAAGGGCTCCGGCCAGCCGCACGTCAACAAGGTCGGGAAGCTCACGCGCGAGCAGGTGCGCGAGATCGCCACGACCAAGATGCCCGACCTGAACGCGAACAACATGGACGCCGCCGAGAAGATCATCGCCGGCACCGCGCGTTCCATGGGCGTCACGGTCGAGGGCTGA
- a CDS encoding MaoC family dehydratase — MTAKIAFADAEVGTELPAQTFQVTRDTLVRYAGASGDFNPIHWNDTFATEVGLDGVIAHGMLTMAQAVRVVTDWVGDPGAVVDYGVRFIRQVKVPNDDKGATVEVSAKVAAVVDESARTVRVDLLAKCDGQKVLGMARAVVALA; from the coding sequence ATGACCGCCAAGATCGCATTCGCCGACGCCGAGGTCGGCACGGAACTGCCCGCCCAGACCTTCCAGGTCACCCGCGACACGCTCGTGCGCTACGCGGGCGCGTCCGGTGACTTCAACCCGATCCACTGGAACGACACGTTCGCCACCGAGGTCGGCCTCGACGGCGTCATCGCGCACGGCATGCTCACGATGGCCCAGGCCGTACGGGTGGTCACCGACTGGGTGGGCGACCCGGGCGCCGTCGTCGACTACGGCGTGCGGTTCATCCGCCAGGTGAAGGTGCCGAACGACGACAAGGGCGCGACGGTCGAGGTCTCGGCGAAGGTCGCGGCCGTCGTCGACGAGTCGGCCCGTACGGTCCGGGTGGACCTGCTCGCGAAGTGCGACGGGCAGAAGGTGCTGGGCATGGCCCGCGCGGTCGTCGCCCTGGCCTGA